The sequence CAGGAGGTGGAACACGTCCTCGAGGAGATCTCCGCGTCTCAGCCAGTAGGACGGAGAGAAGGTCTGTGAACTGAAGTAGCGGCCGCAGTGGGTACAGCGGTACCGCTGAATCCTGCGCGGCCGGGCCTCGCGTTCGTAGAAGCCCTTCTTCTGAAAGCGCCAACCGGTTGGATCTGCATGGAAATCGCAGTCGGGGTTGGGGCAGTGGGGTGGGCGACGCAGGAAGGGCGGAGTCGGCATGCAGGCCGACATCGCACGATGCGTGCCGGGTGCATTCTACGCTCCACCTCTGATCTCGTGCTCGATCCGAACGCTCAGAAAATCTCGTGCTCCTCGGTCAGGAACACGTGGCAGCTCGGCAGATCGAGGAACTTCGCTTCGTCCTCGAGCAGCGCCTTCGCGCCGGCAATCGCCGCCTCGCCTCCGTCGCCCGCCATCGATTCGAGGTCGTCGAACCAGACCTCGGTGATCCCGTCGAAGGGCGGCAGCGCGCCGCGGGACTGCTGGACCGGCGCGCTCAGCTCGTCGGGGAGCGAGTGACTCTGGACGTAGCGCTTCATGGACGGAAGCGCGGATTCCTTGATCTTCCGGACGAGCGGACCGTGGACGTCCTTCCAACGGACGAGGAACTCCTCGCGGCTGAGCTCCGGCTTGCGACGGCAACAGAAGACGAGCTTGATCATGGAAGCGCTCCCTCGAATCGGATGGGTTCAGGCGTGGATCACCGCGCCGCCATCGACGTGCACGGTCTGCCCGCTCATGAAGGACGAGTCGGGCCCGGCCAGGAAGACGGCGGCGCGTCCGATGTCGGCTTCGCAGTCTCCTCGGCGTCCGAGGGCGACGCCCCGAAGCGACTCTTCCGCGGCCTCGGGATTCTCCTCGCGGAAGCGGATCGTGGCCTCGGTGTCGGCGGTCGGGCAGAGGACGTTCACGTGGATCCCGTCGGCGCCCCACTCCCTCGCGGCGATCCCGCTCATCGCCCGGAGCGCCTCCTTCGACGCGGCATAGATCATGAAGCCGGGCACGCGTTCGGTCCCGGCCATCGAGCAGAGGTTGATGACCCGACCGTCTCCGCTCGCCTTGAGATGGGGATGACATCGCTGCATGAACCAGAACGCGCCCCAGACCTCGACCCCGAGCTGGAGCTCGACCTGATCGTCCGTGTGCTCGAGGAAGGTCCGGAAAGCCGTGTCGGGGCGTGCCCCGGTCGCGCAGTTCACCAGGATGTCGATCCCGCCGAACTCGCGAACCGCGCGGTCGACCGTCTCCTCGACGTCGGACTTCTTCGTCACGTCGCACTCGATCCAGAGCGCCGAGCGCCCGAGCGCGCGGATCTCCTTCTCGGTGGCGGGGCCCGTCTCGGGGTTCACCTCGGCCATCACGACCGTGGCGCCCTCCTTCGCGAAGGCGAGTGAGATCCCCCGGCCCACACCCCGGGCGCCGCCGGTCACGATCGCCACCTTCCCGTCGAGTACGCCCATCTTCCTGCTCCTCTCGCGAAGCGCCTCAGCCGAGCTTCGCGATCACCTGATCGCGGAAGCGCGCGAGCTCGTCGGGCAGCGCCCCGTCGAGCTCGCCCTTCGGCGGCAGGACGACGACGCGCTCCGCCCCGAGCTCCTGGCAGAACTCCGCCGTCTCGAGGGCGGTCTTCGCGTCGCTCGTGCTCGTGAGGGTGAGGCGAACCGCGTCCCGCGGTCGCCCGGCCGCCTCTGCGGCCTCCATCACGATCGGCCAGAGCCGCTCGAGCTCTTCCTTGTTCGGGCCACGGGTCGAC is a genomic window of bacterium containing:
- a CDS encoding SDR family oxidoreductase, yielding MGVLDGKVAIVTGGARGVGRGISLAFAKEGATVVMAEVNPETGPATEKEIRALGRSALWIECDVTKKSDVEETVDRAVREFGGIDILVNCATGARPDTAFRTFLEHTDDQVELQLGVEVWGAFWFMQRCHPHLKASGDGRVINLCSMAGTERVPGFMIYAASKEALRAMSGIAAREWGADGIHVNVLCPTADTEATIRFREENPEAAEESLRGVALGRRGDCEADIGRAAVFLAGPDSSFMSGQTVHVDGGAVIHA
- a CDS encoding EthD domain-containing protein: MIKLVFCCRRKPELSREEFLVRWKDVHGPLVRKIKESALPSMKRYVQSHSLPDELSAPVQQSRGALPPFDGITEVWFDDLESMAGDGGEAAIAGAKALLEDEAKFLDLPSCHVFLTEEHEIF